The following coding sequences lie in one Myxococcus xanthus genomic window:
- the tgt gene encoding tRNA guanosine(34) transglycosylase Tgt: protein MAVRFELLTTDPTGARAGILHTRRGSFKTPMFMPVATHAGFRHLAMEEVKEAGASILLANTYHLMLRPGAEVFNRFGGIHPFMQWDGGVLTDSGGFQIFSLPEDRLITEKGAHFRSFYDNSRQLLSPESSIAMQQAINSEIMMVLDVCIDSRTDEAGTREAMERTHRWAVRSLEAKAARDTGQAMFGIVQGGVFPNLRDESAAFLTKLPFDGFAIGGLAVGETKVERESMTLRATASLPADKPRYLMGVGTPTDLVEAVLRGVDMFDCIIPTKMAQQGYAYTFSGLIRISRSVFRLSDEPLDAECDCYVCKRYTRGYLQHLMRGKHHLGSRFLSVHNVRHYQKLMGRIREGILSGTYAQVYRELKAAIATPKDLKDEANAREVTLKEVG from the coding sequence ATGGCCGTTCGTTTCGAGCTCCTCACCACCGACCCCACGGGCGCCCGTGCAGGCATCCTGCACACACGCCGGGGTTCCTTCAAAACCCCCATGTTCATGCCGGTGGCCACCCACGCGGGCTTCCGGCACCTGGCCATGGAGGAGGTGAAGGAGGCGGGTGCCAGCATCCTGCTGGCCAACACCTACCACCTGATGCTCCGGCCGGGCGCCGAGGTCTTCAATCGCTTCGGCGGCATCCACCCCTTCATGCAGTGGGACGGGGGCGTGCTCACCGATTCGGGCGGCTTCCAGATCTTCTCCCTGCCGGAGGACCGGCTCATCACGGAGAAGGGCGCCCACTTCCGCAGCTTCTACGACAACAGCCGGCAGCTCCTCAGCCCCGAGTCGAGCATCGCCATGCAGCAGGCCATCAACTCGGAAATCATGATGGTGCTGGACGTGTGCATCGACTCGCGGACCGACGAGGCCGGCACGCGCGAGGCCATGGAGCGCACCCACCGCTGGGCGGTGCGCAGCCTGGAGGCGAAGGCGGCGCGGGACACCGGGCAGGCGATGTTCGGCATCGTCCAGGGCGGCGTCTTCCCGAACCTGCGTGACGAGAGCGCGGCCTTCCTGACGAAGCTGCCCTTCGACGGCTTCGCCATTGGCGGCCTGGCCGTGGGCGAGACGAAGGTGGAGCGCGAGTCCATGACGTTGCGCGCCACCGCGTCCCTGCCCGCCGACAAGCCGCGCTACCTGATGGGCGTGGGCACGCCCACGGACCTGGTGGAAGCCGTGCTGCGCGGCGTGGACATGTTCGACTGCATCATCCCCACCAAGATGGCGCAGCAGGGGTATGCGTACACGTTCAGTGGGCTCATCCGCATCTCCCGCAGCGTGTTCCGCCTCTCCGACGAGCCGCTGGACGCGGAGTGCGACTGCTACGTGTGCAAGCGCTACACGCGCGGCTACCTGCAGCACCTGATGCGGGGCAAGCACCACCTGGGCTCGCGCTTCCTGTCCGTGCACAACGTCCGGCACTACCAGAAGCTGATGGGGCGCATCCGCGAGGGCATCCTGAGTGGTACGTACGCGCAGGTGTACCGCGAGCTGAAGGCGGCCATCGCCACGCCCAAGGACTTGAAGGACGAGGCCAACGCGCGC
- a CDS encoding ABC-F family ATP-binding cassette domain-containing protein has product MFNVINVSKAYGPKKLFEDVNVTFSPGRRYGLTGPNGAGKSTFMKILAGDEEADMGNIVRPRKLGILRQDHFRYEDNRVLDVVLMGNRALWAAMSEKNELLAKSDITEEDGNRLGDLEGVIAEEDGYSAESDAATLLAGLGIDQAFHEEPMKQLTGGLKLRVLLAQALFGKPEGLLLDEPTNNLDIDSIRWLESFLHDYEGVLITISHDRHFLNAICTHIADIDYETIIHYPGGYDDMVRQKAQVRSRVESETEEKKKKIAQLQDFVARFHAGTRASQVQSRIKQIDKLKSDDLKRSNIARPFIRFDQKVVSGKQTLMVEGIHKSFEGQEVIKPFNTLVCKGEKVCVIGRNGVGKSTLVKMIAGQLEPDGGKIGWGHQASVGYLPQDHHGVVRKGTTCFGWLRDLHDKLTNEEISGVLGRMLFSGEERMKNTDTLSGGETVRLLLSKLMIMQDNVLVLDEPTNHLDLESIAALAEGLQKYEGTVIVVTHDQELISEVATRIWSLQAGKEVLDFNGPYSEFVEKHSDVAARRR; this is encoded by the coding sequence ATGTTCAACGTCATCAACGTCTCCAAGGCCTACGGGCCCAAGAAGCTTTTCGAGGACGTCAACGTCACGTTCTCGCCGGGCCGCCGCTACGGCCTGACCGGTCCGAACGGGGCCGGGAAGTCCACGTTCATGAAGATCCTCGCCGGGGACGAGGAAGCGGACATGGGCAACATCGTCCGGCCTCGCAAACTGGGAATCCTGCGCCAGGACCACTTCCGCTACGAGGACAACCGCGTGCTCGACGTGGTGCTCATGGGCAACCGAGCCCTGTGGGCGGCCATGTCCGAGAAGAACGAGCTGCTGGCCAAGTCCGACATCACCGAGGAGGACGGCAACCGGCTGGGCGACCTGGAGGGCGTCATCGCCGAGGAGGACGGCTACTCGGCGGAGAGCGACGCGGCCACCCTGCTGGCGGGCCTTGGCATCGACCAGGCCTTCCACGAAGAGCCCATGAAGCAGCTCACCGGCGGCCTCAAGCTCCGCGTGCTGCTCGCACAGGCGCTGTTCGGCAAGCCGGAAGGCCTGCTCCTCGACGAGCCCACGAACAACCTCGACATCGACTCCATCCGCTGGCTGGAGAGCTTCCTCCACGACTACGAGGGCGTGCTCATCACCATCAGCCACGACCGGCACTTCCTCAACGCCATCTGCACGCACATCGCGGACATCGACTACGAGACCATCATCCACTACCCCGGTGGGTATGACGACATGGTCCGGCAGAAGGCGCAGGTGCGCAGCCGCGTCGAGTCCGAGACGGAGGAGAAGAAGAAGAAGATTGCCCAGCTCCAGGACTTCGTCGCGCGCTTCCACGCCGGTACCCGCGCCTCGCAGGTGCAGAGCCGCATCAAGCAGATCGACAAGCTGAAGTCGGACGACCTCAAGCGCTCCAACATCGCGCGCCCGTTCATCCGCTTCGACCAGAAGGTGGTCAGCGGCAAGCAGACGCTGATGGTTGAAGGCATCCACAAGTCCTTCGAGGGCCAGGAGGTCATCAAGCCCTTCAACACCCTGGTCTGCAAGGGCGAGAAGGTCTGCGTCATCGGTCGCAACGGCGTGGGCAAGTCCACGCTGGTGAAGATGATTGCCGGCCAGTTGGAGCCGGACGGCGGGAAGATTGGCTGGGGCCACCAGGCCTCCGTGGGCTACCTGCCGCAGGACCACCATGGCGTCGTGCGCAAGGGCACCACCTGCTTCGGCTGGCTGCGTGACCTGCACGACAAGCTCACCAACGAGGAGATCTCCGGCGTGCTGGGCCGGATGCTCTTCTCTGGTGAGGAGCGGATGAAGAACACCGACACCCTCTCCGGTGGTGAGACGGTGCGGCTGCTCCTGTCCAAGCTGATGATCATGCAGGACAACGTGCTGGTGCTCGACGAGCCCACCAACCACCTGGACCTCGAGTCCATCGCCGCGCTGGCCGAAGGCCTCCAGAAGTACGAGGGCACGGTCATCGTCGTCACGCACGACCAGGAACTCATCTCCGAGGTGGCCACCCGCATCTGGTCGCTCCAGGCAGGCAAGGAGGTGCTCGACTTCAACGGGCCCTACTCGGAGTTCGTGGAGAAGCACTCCGACGTCGCCGCCCGCCGCCGGTAG
- a CDS encoding chitobiase/beta-hexosaminidase C-terminal domain-containing protein, translated as MSQTPFWPLRCGAVLLTAQLVLACGGGESKPPPPTDLTPPATRATPAGGDFTTSVVVTLACDDGGGSGCAATYYTLDGSTPGTGSTQYREPFTLGSTTTVRFYSMDAAGNAEAPGTATFTLVGSADTEPPSTVVNPASGSFSSPRSVALTCDDGAGSGCAATHYTLDGSVPTQASPRYTAPLSIATSTTLRFFSVDRVGNVEAVRQARYVVDTEAPQVAATPRGGTFTGTRVVTLTCDDGEGSGCAAIHYTTNGAIPSLDSSVYQGPLVLTATTRVRFIAVDWAGNVSDVVSELYTREASAEDRTPPTTTATPAGGTYRSTQSVVLACTDNADGSGCAATYYTLDGSAPTTFSLRYSAAISISTSATLRFFSVDLAGNVEPAKSEQYALDTVAPVTTATPAGGTYRSTQSVVLACTDNADGSGCAATYYTLDGSAPTTFSLRYSAAISISTSATLRFFSVDLAGNVEPAKSEQYALDTVAPVTTATPAGGTYRSTQSVVLACTDNADGSGCAATYYTLDGSAPTTSSLRYSAAISISTSATLRFFSVDLAGNVEPAKSEQYALDTVAPVTTATPAGGTYRSTQSVVLACTDNADGSGCAATYYTLDGSAPTTSSLRYSAAISISTSATLRFFSVDLAGNAEPAKSEQYALDTVAPVTTATPAGGTYRSTQSVVLACTDNADGSGCAATYYTLDGSAPTTSSLRYSAAISISTSATLRFFSVDLAGNAEPAKSEQYTLDTVAPVTTVSPGGGSYTDAVTVTLSCSDNGSGCRETRYTLDGSAPEAGSPVYAGPISISASTTLRFASVDHAGNVELAKQAVYVLPSLDRLASEQIQAVRNAATGTVNLVISGARITYVKPAVGNVVNDAAGFFLQAEQAGPALFVEVDPLTLSPAPQAGARVRVTVSEKSLVNGQTRARISAYAVLSTGHSLSDLVQDVSGVDVTTGTPPAYESEYISITGTIGNPGFSNAGLGHVQAPFTTAGVPEGSPGAAALRLRVAEPFHDTLALSQGCSLTVVSPLWVFMSGTQTTHTIQPSVWTESQATVHSCPAPRVTGAQAMHHDSVILRFTRAIDPLSVQRNGSQFSIPGLSVMDAVVLSTGEVWLSTASQTPRQRYTVTVASSVRDRRGVSVDSTAASTSFTGYQVPARLRLSEVAPNVQQNRDLVELVVLTSGSVMGATLLDGNATLATLPDVQVASGDIIVIHLNPDRVTPGADAPGSETLSKTQYPASSFFWNYDTAWDFHGTTLGVGTGNRTLRIQDGFDVTQDALAVVVPSNSFAGYPALLQALQDESLWLPANCNGALCTYASFPTAWEVSVDWSQAFVTQGRSSSVQRIGATDSDTRDDWFVGGSSFGVRNP; from the coding sequence ATGTCTCAGACCCCCTTCTGGCCACTGCGCTGCGGCGCGGTGCTTCTCACGGCTCAACTCGTCCTTGCCTGTGGCGGCGGCGAATCGAAGCCTCCACCTCCCACCGACCTCACGCCGCCCGCGACGCGCGCCACGCCCGCGGGAGGCGACTTCACCACCTCCGTGGTGGTGACGCTCGCCTGTGACGACGGCGGCGGCAGTGGCTGCGCGGCCACGTACTACACGCTGGATGGCTCCACGCCCGGCACCGGCTCCACGCAGTATCGCGAGCCCTTCACGCTGGGGAGCACCACCACGGTGCGCTTCTACTCCATGGACGCGGCGGGCAACGCGGAGGCGCCGGGGACGGCGACATTTACCCTGGTGGGTTCGGCGGACACGGAGCCGCCCAGCACGGTGGTCAACCCCGCGAGCGGCTCGTTCAGCAGCCCCCGGAGCGTGGCGCTGACGTGTGACGACGGCGCGGGCAGCGGCTGCGCGGCCACGCACTACACGCTGGATGGCAGCGTTCCCACGCAGGCCTCGCCGCGCTACACGGCGCCCCTGTCCATCGCCACGTCCACCACGCTGCGCTTCTTCTCCGTGGACCGGGTGGGCAACGTCGAGGCGGTGCGGCAGGCGCGTTACGTCGTGGACACGGAGGCGCCCCAGGTGGCCGCGACGCCACGGGGTGGCACGTTCACCGGGACGCGCGTGGTGACGCTGACGTGTGACGACGGTGAGGGCAGCGGCTGCGCGGCGATCCACTACACCACCAATGGCGCCATTCCCTCCCTGGACTCGTCCGTCTACCAGGGGCCGTTGGTGCTGACGGCCACCACCCGCGTGCGCTTCATCGCGGTGGACTGGGCGGGCAATGTCTCCGACGTGGTGTCGGAGCTCTACACGCGGGAGGCTTCAGCGGAGGACCGTACCCCGCCCACGACGACGGCGACGCCCGCGGGCGGCACCTACCGGAGCACGCAGTCGGTGGTGCTGGCCTGCACGGACAACGCCGACGGCAGTGGCTGCGCGGCCACGTACTACACGCTGGATGGCAGTGCGCCCACGACTTTCAGCCTCCGCTATTCGGCGGCCATCTCCATCTCCACCAGCGCCACGCTGCGCTTCTTCTCCGTGGACCTGGCGGGCAACGTCGAGCCGGCGAAGTCCGAACAGTATGCGCTGGACACGGTGGCCCCGGTGACGACGGCGACGCCCGCGGGCGGCACCTACCGGAGCACGCAGTCGGTGGTGCTGGCCTGCACGGACAACGCCGACGGCAGTGGCTGCGCGGCCACGTACTACACGCTGGATGGCAGTGCGCCCACGACTTTCAGCCTCCGCTATTCGGCGGCCATCTCCATCTCCACCAGCGCCACGCTGCGCTTCTTCTCCGTGGACCTGGCGGGCAACGTCGAGCCGGCGAAGTCCGAACAGTATGCGCTGGACACGGTGGCCCCGGTGACGACGGCGACGCCCGCGGGCGGCACCTACCGGAGCACACAGTCGGTGGTGCTGGCCTGCACGGACAACGCCGACGGCAGTGGCTGCGCGGCCACGTACTACACGCTGGATGGCAGTGCGCCCACGACTTCCAGTCTCCGCTATTCGGCGGCCATCTCCATCTCCACCAGCGCCACGCTGCGCTTCTTCTCCGTGGACCTGGCGGGCAACGTCGAGCCGGCGAAGTCCGAACAGTATGCGCTGGACACGGTGGCCCCGGTGACGACGGCGACGCCCGCGGGCGGCACCTACCGGAGCACACAGTCGGTGGTGCTGGCCTGCACGGACAACGCCGACGGCAGTGGCTGCGCGGCCACGTACTACACGCTGGATGGCAGTGCGCCCACGACTTCCAGCCTCCGCTATTCGGCAGCCATCTCCATCTCCACCAGCGCCACGCTGCGCTTCTTCTCCGTGGACCTGGCGGGCAACGCCGAGCCGGCGAAGTCCGAACAGTATGCGCTGGACACGGTGGCCCCGGTGACGACGGCGACGCCCGCGGGCGGCACCTACCGGAGCACGCAGTCGGTGGTGCTGGCCTGCACGGACAACGCCGACGGCAGTGGCTGCGCGGCCACGTACTACACGCTGGATGGCAGTGCGCCCACGACTTCCAGCCTCCGCTATTCGGCGGCCATCTCCATCTCTACCAGCGCCACGCTGCGCTTCTTCTCCGTGGACCTGGCGGGCAACGCCGAGCCGGCGAAGTCCGAACAGTACACACTGGACACGGTGGCCCCGGTGACGACGGTCTCGCCCGGGGGCGGCTCGTACACGGATGCCGTCACCGTGACGCTGTCGTGCAGTGACAACGGCTCGGGGTGCCGCGAGACGCGTTACACGCTGGACGGCTCGGCGCCGGAGGCGGGCTCGCCGGTGTACGCGGGACCTATCTCCATTTCCGCCAGCACGACGCTGCGCTTCGCCTCGGTGGACCACGCGGGCAACGTGGAGCTGGCGAAGCAGGCCGTCTATGTGCTGCCCTCCCTGGACCGGCTCGCCTCGGAGCAGATCCAGGCGGTTCGCAATGCCGCGACCGGCACGGTGAACCTGGTCATCAGCGGTGCTCGCATCACCTATGTCAAGCCGGCCGTGGGCAACGTGGTGAATGACGCGGCGGGCTTCTTCCTCCAGGCCGAGCAGGCCGGGCCCGCGCTCTTCGTCGAGGTGGACCCGCTCACGCTCTCTCCCGCGCCGCAAGCGGGCGCCCGGGTGCGTGTCACCGTCTCCGAGAAGAGCCTTGTGAATGGCCAGACGCGCGCCCGCATCTCCGCGTACGCCGTGCTCAGCACGGGCCACTCGCTGTCGGACCTGGTCCAGGACGTGAGCGGCGTGGATGTCACCACGGGCACGCCGCCCGCCTACGAGTCCGAGTACATCTCCATCACCGGCACCATTGGCAACCCGGGCTTCTCCAATGCCGGGCTCGGCCATGTCCAGGCGCCATTCACGACGGCGGGCGTTCCCGAAGGTTCTCCAGGCGCGGCGGCCCTGCGGCTGCGCGTCGCGGAGCCGTTCCACGACACCTTGGCGCTCTCGCAGGGGTGCTCACTGACGGTGGTGTCTCCGCTCTGGGTCTTCATGAGCGGGACACAGACGACTCATACCATCCAGCCCTCCGTGTGGACGGAGAGCCAGGCCACCGTCCACTCCTGCCCGGCGCCTCGGGTGACGGGGGCGCAGGCGATGCACCACGATTCGGTCATCCTGCGATTCACCCGCGCCATCGACCCGCTCTCTGTCCAGCGCAACGGCAGCCAGTTCTCCATCCCTGGACTGAGCGTCATGGATGCGGTCGTGCTGAGTACCGGCGAGGTCTGGCTCAGCACCGCCAGCCAGACGCCGCGGCAGCGGTACACGGTGACGGTGGCGAGCAGCGTGCGGGACCGGCGCGGCGTCTCCGTCGACAGCACGGCCGCTTCGACCAGCTTCACGGGCTACCAGGTGCCGGCCCGGCTGCGTCTGTCCGAGGTGGCGCCCAATGTTCAGCAGAACCGGGACCTGGTGGAGTTGGTTGTCCTGACGAGCGGCTCCGTCATGGGGGCCACGCTCCTGGATGGAAACGCCACCCTGGCGACGCTGCCGGACGTGCAGGTCGCGTCGGGGGACATCATCGTCATCCACCTCAACCCGGACCGCGTTACACCGGGCGCGGATGCCCCGGGCTCGGAGACGCTGAGCAAGACGCAGTACCCCGCCTCCTCCTTCTTCTGGAACTATGACACCGCCTGGGATTTCCATGGCACCACGCTCGGCGTGGGGACCGGCAACCGGACCTTGCGCATCCAGGACGGATTCGACGTCACCCAGGATGCGCTGGCTGTCGTCGTTCCGAGCAATTCCTTCGCGGGCTATCCCGCGCTGCTCCAGGCGCTCCAAGACGAGTCCCTGTGGCTGCCGGCGAACTGCAACGGCGCGCTGTGCACGTATGCGAGCTTCCCGACTGCATGGGAGGTCTCCGTGGATTGGTCTCAGGCCTTCGTCACCCAGGGCCGGTCCTCTTCCGTGCAGCGCATCGGTGCCACGGACTCGGACACGCGGGATGACTGGTTCGTGGGCGGCTCCTCGTTCGGCGTCCGGAACCCGTAG
- a CDS encoding YihY/virulence factor BrkB family protein, with the protein MVLPGKGMSWKKFFLALKDEWTRDEVGDVAGALTFRMILALFPFLLFLVSLAGLLIEPAQAQVLIQELARVAPREVTSILSERIEALANSRPVGLLTVGGVGAVWAASAGVVALMTALNKVYGVTESRPIWRLRGIALLVTLGGAAVAILAAFAVIVTPVIAGKLPGGLGTVLMWLRLPVAGLMMMFLWAVLYYVLPDVNQKFRFITPGSVVGVLIWVFASWGFSQYVANFGRYDVNYGAIGGVIVMLLWMWISAQVILLGAEINAILEHRSPDGKAPGQKVPEQGKALAATKTELEAGGASLPGAPGFQPVVDPVTGRPLDDPPSAPPRLRDTPLAAAFKWTVGMGLGLFLLRKSAPR; encoded by the coding sequence ATGGTTCTCCCTGGCAAGGGAATGAGCTGGAAGAAGTTCTTTCTGGCGCTGAAGGACGAGTGGACGCGCGACGAGGTGGGGGACGTCGCTGGCGCGCTCACCTTCCGGATGATTCTGGCACTGTTCCCATTCCTGCTGTTCCTGGTGTCGCTGGCGGGCCTCCTCATCGAGCCCGCCCAGGCCCAGGTGCTCATCCAGGAACTGGCGCGGGTGGCGCCCCGGGAAGTGACGTCCATCCTGAGCGAGCGCATCGAGGCGCTGGCGAACAGCCGGCCGGTGGGGCTGCTGACGGTGGGCGGTGTCGGTGCCGTCTGGGCGGCCTCCGCGGGCGTGGTGGCGCTGATGACGGCGCTCAACAAGGTCTACGGCGTGACGGAGTCGCGTCCCATCTGGAGGCTGCGCGGCATCGCGTTGCTGGTGACGCTGGGCGGCGCGGCGGTGGCCATCCTTGCGGCGTTCGCGGTCATCGTCACGCCCGTCATCGCTGGCAAGCTTCCCGGAGGGTTGGGCACCGTGCTCATGTGGCTGCGGCTCCCGGTAGCGGGCCTGATGATGATGTTCCTGTGGGCGGTGCTGTACTACGTGCTGCCGGACGTGAATCAGAAGTTCCGTTTCATCACCCCGGGCTCGGTGGTGGGCGTACTTATCTGGGTGTTCGCGTCGTGGGGCTTCTCCCAGTATGTGGCCAACTTCGGCAGGTACGACGTCAACTACGGCGCCATCGGCGGTGTCATCGTCATGCTGCTGTGGATGTGGATCTCCGCGCAGGTCATCCTGCTGGGCGCGGAAATCAACGCCATCCTCGAGCACCGCTCCCCAGACGGAAAGGCGCCGGGCCAGAAGGTCCCGGAGCAGGGCAAGGCGCTGGCCGCCACCAAGACGGAGCTGGAGGCGGGAGGCGCGTCGCTTCCGGGCGCTCCGGGCTTCCAGCCCGTGGTGGACCCGGTGACGGGCCGGCCCCTGGATGACCCACCGTCTGCTCCGCCCAGGCTGCGCGACACGCCGCTCGCGGCGGCCTTCAAGTGGACCGTGGGCATGGGCCTGGGGTTGTTCCTGCTGCGCAAGTCGGCCCCCCGGTAG